The DNA segment GACAAATCTATGATTTATTTGTAAGAACACTTTTCAAGCTAAGTTTTTGTGTGCGGCCTTCGTCAGATGTGCATTGAGACTATAAATCGAACTTAATCGTTGCACACTTGAAGCCGCCAAAGCCGTTGACAACATAAACACATAGCGACCACGCTGGAGGGTTATCAGTCTCGGATCAGCTCAATTTCAAGTCACACCACACGCTTCTCGATTGCAGTTGCTGCGCTGTCGTCAcagcttattttttttattgtttatttttgttggtgcTGATAAACAGTAAATCATAAACACATCTAATATGGTTAATTGCAATACATTGAAATATTGATTGTCTACACGTTAttgattttcttaaattaatttgtatttattaaatttgaaaataagtaTTAACTAACccaaattaaaacacaataaCCGCTGCGCACGTGCGTAGTAAGAGAAAAATACGAATTGAGAATAATtaagacagagagaaaaataacCTTCAGGGCAGCGTGTTGTTTGATTGGGGCCAATTGGCAACTGGGACTGTAGAACTTTAATCAGCTGATAAAAGCTTTCATAATTGCGCTAGCTTAAAACAGTATTTAGAGTAAGGAAAGAATAAAACATGCCCAATGATCATACGATATTGTGAGTCCACataatttgaatacatttaatttatctaATTACATTTCTCAGCATTACAGACCCAGTTAGGTTCTGCTTCCTAAACATTCTACATAAAacttcaaatacaaaaattctgGCATTGCCAAAAGTTGCGGACTTTCAAGAGTACATgattgtacatatgtatgtatgtatatttctttatacatattttggtattcacaaaaaaaaaaaaagtgctcgctcaagaaaaacaaatctgATTTGATtacgaaaatttaaatatgtttttctaAGAAAGTTGAagtttggaaaattaaaaagctaACTACTTCTGAAAGCATTTATTTGCTACCAGTTCCAAATTTCGCGTATAGTAACAACGAATCATCATATGACGGATATTGCAGCGTCATGGAAAGCATTGACGGTAGTGAAAGACACCATCCGTTTTATGAAATTCCTAAAATCATTGCAAGTTTAGCGATAATTATTAAAACGTTATtacaatgtacatatgtatgtacatataaatattaaaatacatttttcagcCTCTTAGCtaagtgtttatttttttttgctgttctcgatttttttttatacatacaaaGATTGAGTtctgaataaataatattaatttacacCAGCTGAATTCATTGTTGGATGTTGGCTTTAACCTTCTTATTAAGAAGTTCttaaattatgtatatgtttaatCGTTAACGTAATTACAAAGCACTTAGTCTAACAGCTAACATCACTCAGCCAGTTGATAAACTCAATAGTACTTTTCGTCTTCAGGTTGATTTACAAAATACATGCATACGTATATGTTTATCCAATTAAGCGATcgtaatatttacaattttagatatatatgtagatgtaCCTAAGACGTATCTATCATGTTATGCTTGCTTTCGTTGTCTCGTAAATTAATTGTGCTGCACTTCCAAGTCGAGTATGCTTTAACTTCTAAAAATCACTATAAAAGGGGCTGCTTATGTTATGTGCATAGCTTTCGCCGCCTTAGCTGCTTGCACGCTTATCTCATCCATACTCTTGCGGGCACTCTCTGTGACTTCGTCTATAGATCGCCGTGTACTGTGAATCAGTTCATCTGTTCCTCGTGCTGCCGACTCGGCAATGCCTTTGACCTCTGTGTTGATCAGTCCAATAACCCACTCGAGCCCTTGACGGCCCTTACCCGCATTTGCACTAATTGTGGACGTAAGCAAGTCCTCCATGTAGTGTGATAGTGGCACTCCATAGACAGTTACTGTTGCCTCCTGCCTGAGCATCGTTTTTGTTGAATCCGAAGGATGCGGCTCATAATAAAGCACCTCATCGACGCTGATATTACGGCAGAATGTAAGATTGTTTGTCTTCAAAACCATCTGTTTGCGCTGTGGATCCACTGTTGAGCGCTCGCTAGCAAAACAGGTCTTCGCTGTGCCTATAAGAGCATGTGTCCACTTTGGAAAATACCATTTCGATTGCACAAGCCGATGTGTGTGCAAGACTCCACAGACAACTTTGCGCTCCACGACATCCGTCCCAATGATTGAGGGTGTCATTGGATTGGGGTATTTGCGCCATGCTGCCTGTGTAACAGTCTCCCACGGATGGTTGAACACATGCTCTGACGTCCAGATTTTCATTATGCAAGCGTCGTATTCGTAATTGTCTTCGTTACTTCAAGCAGGCGTTCTTTTTGATCATCGATGAGTCGCAACGCCAACTTACGAGTCTGCCTAACAAAGGTGcgatacatttaaaataaaacaaatggtTTAGCCTCCTTttactaaatgaaaattttgtgaacgaatatatatatgtgttgTGGATTCTGACCTTCTGAAGCAGGTGTTGTGCGATTCGTGTCAGAGATAAAGGTGGCCAAATATTGAAGGCAGCAACCAAGGTATCGATGTTTTTCAACATCGATAATACtctaaaagtttttaatgtgCGTCAAGATAGCTGCGCAACTTTAGCGtcacatatcgataaaaaaaatatcggctaaaaaaactttttattttcgtctttttacgtggtatttaaactaaaattaaaaaagtttgaatgcaaaacaatagaaaattaaattatctttctaTTAAATCCATGTTCGTCAAATTTCATGCAGTATTTATGTACTAAAATCGTGATTGAAAAATTGGggtagcaacatttttgcaaatatctcGGCTTTGACGAGTTGTCGGCCAAATCGGCTTATAACAAGTTATAgagtattgttttataaatataccctcataattttaaaacttttcgtttttgaGATATTTGAGAAAAAGTACGATAACCTTAGCTCCAGCCCCATAcaaaatgagcacaaaaaatcaatgctGCCGATTAATGACCGTAACttttttttgactttcttGTCGGCCATAGCGCACATTATACTTTCGTAGATACAACTATAAGGAAGATATATAGCAAGTTTGGTTGAAATCCAATTATCTGTTTTTGAGAAAATTGACCTTTTCCTAACCCGCAAAAACAAGTTCATTTCGCAGGTGCATCAAATCACTGGAACCAGCGTGGAACCAGTCAGTGTTAAATAACACCATTTGGACTTTGGCGGGACTTCAAATACTtgcagaaaataactaaatgaaacaaatattactataatttaaaattacatttaaatactctatttatatatatattactttgttataattaataaatatacgcaattaaatattcttatttaaatcgaaattttgcagtttacttGTTCACTGTTAGCGGCAAAACTTTATGTTAACGCTATCatcaaattattcttaatatttgcaaaacttATAGGCCATGTCGcgctatttcattctattcgaatcaaatagacaaatattttgctttttgttttattcaaatcggttAAGCCGTTTTcgggaaaattcaatttttgtgattattgcgaaaattacaaataaatttcaatttggcatGGCAACGCTTAACATCTGCGAAGCTAGTAAAAAGATAGCgtcgaatttttgttttgcagatttttcaacattttgactatgtatataattggtcaatactttaaaaaatagataattaacatatgtatCATTTCccaatatatactacatagcaAATTATCATAGTTTCcgagaaaattcaaaataacatcTACATTTTTCGATTATACGCTCTCCTAGACTTTGTCTGAGAAGGCGCGCATTgctataatataaacataaaaaattcgaatgctttgcaatttgttttattcaaatcgtgATATTCCTTTTCGAGAAAATCGCATTTTAGTAGAATAGtacacattttttaatttttgcgcAATACCTAAAGTAGTCAAAGCGTtgccaaatttaaaaaatggcGATCATGCACATAcctatttatcatatttattaccCATATATATCCCCAACTTATTGGCCATGTCGcgctatttcattctattcgaatcaaatagacaaatattttgctttttgttttattcaaatcggttAAGCCGTTTTCgggaaaattcaattcaaaaattaaattaagtatagAGTATAGGCCAATAGTAAAGAAAACGCCATCAGTTTGGGGCTATGTACATAAGTAGATTTGCTGGcagcaatgtaatatttacataaatacatttactttttagcaACAGCATGGGTGTTTTTGGGAGCGCGATGTTCCTGGAAACAACGAATCATTTTTTGAAGATAATTTTCGAGGAGGAGTTTGGCACCCTTGTGGAGCGCCTTTGTGGATTGCCCAAAAAAGGCACTACATTTCTCCTCCCATAACTCGAACAACATAGCCTCGTGGATGCCACTACACGATATTGACGGCTTTCGAGTTTTTTGGctcatctaaaatataaaaaatttgttttaaaaagcaaaaaaaaatttttattttcctattTTCATACCTTGGCGCTCATAAATGTCAAGTGTTTGTTTAGTGGTAAGctttttttcgttgtcatATCGATCAAAATATCGCGTAATTACCCAAAAAGTGTGTTCGCTATTTCTACGTAGCTCGCGAACGTGAAAAAACCGACTCTTTTTCTTATGGGTTTGTACAAGGGGCGAATGTAACATTCGGCCTGAAcggaaaaaaatcaaagaaaaccGAGGTTTTAGGTGCAGTGGCAATAGGCTatattatctattttttaaGGAATTGAGTAATTATGTCATagtcaaaatgttgaaaaatctgcaacacaaaaattcGACGCTAACTTCGTACTAGCCTCGCAGATGTTAAGCGTTGCCATGCCAAATTccaattgatttataattgTCGCAATAATcagaaaaattgaattttctcgAAAACGGCTTTACCGAtttgaagaaaacaaaaagcaaaatatttgtctatttgattcgaatagaatgaaatagcgCGACATGACATACaagtgaaaattaatttgttgataGTGTTAACGTAGTGTTTTGTCGCTAACAGTGGTCAAGTAAGCTGCAAAATtacgatttaaataagaatataaaattgcgtatatttattaattataatatattaatatatgtacaaatagagtatttaaatgtaatgttaaattatagttatagttttttcatttagttattttctacAAGAATTTAAAATCCCGCCAAAGTTCAAAGGGTGTTTTTTAACACTAAAGTTATCCGATTTGAATCGGCTCTGGCCTAACTGGTTCCACGCTAGTTCCAGACCAAGCAAAATTGCTACATATCTTTCTTATAGTTGTATCTACGAACGCATAACGACACAAGGCCGACAAGAAAGTCAAAAAAagttatggtatattaatcggcaacattgattttttgtgctcattttgTATGGGGCTAGAGCTGAGGTTATTGTACTTTTCCCGAAATATCTCAAAAACTACcttaaagaaatttatgattttttgaGGGTATATTCATAATACTATACTCCATAACTTGTTCTAAGCCGATTTGGCCGAAAACTCATTAAATCTGAGAtattggcaaaaatgttgctatcccaatttttcattcacgattttttttgcataaatactCCATGCAATTTGACGAATGGATTTAAtagaaagataatttaattttctattgttttgcatttcaacttttttaatttaagattaaaaatcaCGTAAAAAGGcgaaaataaagttttttttatccGATATTTTTGTAATGATATGTTACGCTAAAGTTGCGGAGCTATCTTGACGCAcattattcatatttgtaGATCAAAAAACTACCTTCGattcttagttgctttgctttgatataccaaatacagcctttcgtatattttagtatttcatggtattttaattttgtatcaTTTTAGAATAtcgtttttaaaaatagtaaGCGGGAATTtgacagtcgaacacactcgattTTTTACTTTCTTACTCAATCTTACTGAATATGTTTATCTAAGGTTTAGGTTTAGGTAAAACAGACTGTCCCTGCTAGGAGCGAAtcatagaccagtggaggcCGTAGCTGTGCCGGTGGAGGGTATCTTTGTCTCAGAAGTAGcacagtatggatgcatttttggcaaaagcctgCAGCATCCTGAtggagtcgggataacgctggtCATCTgcagagaagatgctcaagtgtttcccTAACTCCGaactcgttgcatttcctgagTGACTGACCACTGTTGGCGATACTCAAGCTTTACACGGCCTACCCTCTCTTTAGCAAGATTGTCTGCAAACTTGCTGCCACCGATGCTCTTGTGGCTTGGGATCTAGTAGACACACACGACCGCAGAtccgttcagcgactctactGCTCTTTTGCtttccaggacaactttggacttgaccacatctgAGCACATTGATCTCATTGCAGCCTTGCTGTcacaaatatgttaattgagttGTAATTGTGCTGTATACCCCGAGCCACTTCTGATGCTGCAATTGTAAGGGAGTTTATAGGAGTGTTTGGAAACCGGGTTGGGGCAATATACAGCCGCACCGACTCCTTCGTCCATCTTCGACCCGTCcgtgaagaggttgagggctttgggaatgcataacccttcgCGTCAACAGCCCGGTTCCATGTATACCGTGTTGATATGGTCAGTACAGGTGAGGCGGATAGTATAGTCGAAGTCTATACTAGTCTTCCTACCAATAGCGTTGTGGCCATAGTCTAATAGACCCAGATTGCCTGTTCCCTCTCCTTTGGAATCTGATTGTGTGTGCTACAAAAATTGACTAGACGGGTTCCCAcgttaattgcctatgccgaAGCTGGAAAATGCCTAACGACCCCCACAACCACCCTAAAGAATCCCACCCTTGGGAGTACCACTCACATCCTTTGTAATGGTCGAATAGCCCCACGTGACCCATCTATAGATCGATGGAGCTATGTTTACCtaaattttgcaaacaaataaaaaaacaattttaatgtcttaatatttttatttaaatatttctgcaAAAAATATAGACCACGAAATAAAATGGTGTGTATGCTGCATTTTAAAGCTTTGttgaatttgtatattttcggtTGTggaaaaattttgttgtttgttttttttatgtatttgcctGAGAAATTATTGATTTGAGGTTCTCAAATATATCTTAGAATAGCATTTATCGGTGAATCttattatttgtgttattATCTGTATAAACGAAATCCCGCCgcaattattttgtgtttagtGTTTCAAGAATTAGCACTTTTTATCCAGTTTAGTTTGCTTCATTGGCAATTTCTGAAAAGTGGAAGCTCTCCACATCATTCCATATAGTGCTGTAAGAGAAGGACGGATGATGTAGCTGCATAATCACTAATGCGTCAAATTCGCTATTTAGTCAttcttccatttttttctACCGTAGTCTGTTTAATTTTTCACCCCTAATCAGCTGTTCGCGTGATGCagttttggtgtatacaaCTACATCATTGAAATTTTATGGAATAGACAAAACATAAAGCGATTTAATTcatccatatacatatataagtttGTACGCAGACTTTTTCTGCTTAGTGTACATGCGTGCCTTACAGCAATTTTCTCTGCAAAAATAGATAGCTAACATTTAATGATAATTCTGCTTCCTGCTCCGATGTTTTAGTGGGCACCGCGGAAAActgaagtttgtttttttgttgaaagCTGCCGCCCAttgaaaactgtttttttgtatttgcatgcGACTTGATGTCATGCAGCTTCGCGCCAAAACTGCATTTGCAGTAGCAGCAGTATGCCTTCGTTGTATCTGTCACATCTTTGCGTATCCAATCCTTAAACTCTTCATTCTGCAACCATGCGTCGCGCAAATGTTGTTTATAGATAACTTTCGGCATTATCTAACTTGTCTTTTGAAGTATTTTCAACAGTATCTCTCTTAAGAGCTTCTTCACCGTtacacaatttgtatttagctCATGAGTGAACGAACTAAGTTCGCACAGGAACTATAAACAGAATcgataatgcaaattttttgagTGAACCTCAAAATACATCCTATCGATAGAAGCGCTATCGGTACTATTTAAAAAGTGCCAAAAGTAGCCGaatcataaacaaaaatgctaGAATTTTAGCTAATAGCATTTCACAAAATCTTATAGCTTTTGCAGTTTCAAAATAGCTAGATCTTGCAATAAAATAGCTAATATGGCAACACAATTATAGAAGATAGtctcgtcggcaaaagctGGTACCTAGCAATCTAGacaatgagtgcgagtgaaaagGTCTCACCGTAGTAATGTGAAcgagacgacaatgaaatatgcattaacccttagacgatgcaatttaatatttacatatttagaagctaatataaatgtatccttgacatatttttaaattgtaagttgtttatgaacaatataataatgacatatatgagaattctctaaATCTCGAAATGTTCTAATTCTATCAGCGTCTACGgcatacattgcaaaatgtcgTTTCGTATGAGGGTTAATTGCGGAAAAAAAGTCGTCCGCAGACCAGTGCCGGAGTAAAAGTTGCTAGATTTAagaaaattgctaaaaattataaaaaaaaaattgccaaaaaaattgctaaatcttttaaatgttctttttcaaatagtatgtacatttttaaataatttgagaataaaatattgaaattaaaaattcaaaaatttaaataaacaggATTTCATATCTTCTTTTGTTaacattacaaaatacttagaATTTCGTCCAATTTTGGCGAAACCTTAACGCTTCAATCGCCTCAACGGTCTAGCTGGTAGGAGTCTCCTAGCGAGACTAGTAACCTGTCGCTATATCGGCtcgtattttcaattgtttaaactCAAACTAACCTTATATGCAATATCGCATTTAATGTTATAATGCTCATACAGTTAcgtaatttatgttttgctatATTCATTTGTGAGAATATAGTCTCAACTTCAGCGTTCGACCAAGGTAGGGAAAAGATTTTGAGCGcaaaatttgctaaattacTAAAAGGGTTTTGGTTCAAGTAGCTCTTATAATCGAACCGTTGAGTTAAATACAAGTTCCGATTTCATTGTGAACTATTAATCGCAATTTTTGCAGTGAATGGCAAAaagagaatacaaaataaaagggCTTTAAGTAaagtataaatgaaaaattgctaaaatagctaaaattgctaaaaaaaaataaataaataaaaagttgctaaatttgtagctaatagcattttcaaaaaaaaaagttgcaaattttttgaaaagttgctaGAAATAGCAACTAAATTGCTAAAGTGGCACTGCCGCAGACAACCTTTTGTGTTAAAAAACGAACACGCACTGACGAAagcttttgccgacgagactaccttctaTAATGATTCATGATTCATGACACAgaccatgatacaattatagaaggtAGTCCCGTCGGCAAAAGCTGTCCGTTATCTATaccatacatatgtatgtgcgaGTGAAACGACTGCGCCTAGTGAGTGCGAAAGAATCGACAGTGGAGCTTTGTGATTAACCCTTAAATAGTGAATAGGGTTTAATTGTTCCACTACATTTAAAagagttgaaatgtttttataatttaattttttatagtttagaAGTTGACGAttactttgtttttgattACTGGTTTCGAGCCGTTATCGTTCAGTGCGCTCGGACTTGTTGAAGGGAAAGGTTGCATGCGGACGATTTTTTCTCTAAATATTAACCCTTGTGCAAGGCAAAAATGCcagattgcaattatattatatatatatatatgaactTTATGATAGAATTAAGAACTTGaacaaaataattagtaacaaaaacaaaaacaacgattACTGTCAACTTCTAGACTGAAATTTTTCTGAATTGTAATTATGATCGCTTtgttatacaatttaattatattctaATTTTTAAGTAGAACTCTAATGATTATATTCTAATATTTAAGTAGAACTCTAATGCCTGGATTTGACACTGAAAATAAAGACAGATTCGATAGTTTGTTTTAAAACATGTTTTTGAAGAAGGgcaaccattttttttttgccgttcATGTTTTGCTTATTAGACAGACAAAACACTCGGAACATTAAAATATCTTAAGATTTTGGAGCACCTATGGTCTCGTTTGTGAGATTTTCGTGGCACCCCTGATATGAgcaatttcttattttgtgTATGGAGAACAAGCCGTTATGTGACAAGTATTATTATGCACTTCCAACAGTGTGACCAGTTGCACTGAAAATAAGGCTAGAAAATACattgataatatttaatagtcaaattacacaaaatgttaaatgttttgAGGAATACATATTACTCTTATTGATTTCAACTATTCTAATCCAAATGTTCTTTTGTATGTTGCATATGGACGAGGATCAATTCGACGCAAGCGTTCTTCCAAAATTAATCGAAACTTCTTCATTCCATTAGCGTCCTCtataattctatttttttccaCTGAACAGCAATGTCTGTGAAATACTTCTTTGTTTGAAGTTACGCTTTTCTGCAAAGATGCTTCCAGGCGTTGTGATATTTGGCCTCGAATAGTTGTGATTTCGTAGTCCAAAATGTTAGACAATGCATTGGCTGAAGTACGAGACTTGGTCGCTGGGACTGCCGTCATATTAGATATTGCTTCAGAAGTACCAGAATTACTGAATTTTCTGGAATTCCTTTTTGTAAAATCATTGAAGATTTTGCCACTTTCATGCTTCATCATCTTTGCCAACGCTCGAGCAGGTGCTCTCCGTACATCAACTGATATCAACGACTTAGTTGACGGATCTAAAGAAGACGGTTCATACGTATCTTTGCTTTGTCCACAAATTAGACTCGATTCGGATTCGGTATTCGATGTCTGGTGAATAAAATCCATTAAGGATGGCTCATCAGAATGTAAATCGCTTTTCACAGCAGTCATTGATTGCTGGAAGTTCGTTAAATGAAAATCTCCATTCGTATCGTAAAATTTATAGCCTAACATTTCTAAGGCAATCTCCGTAAGTAAGTatgacatttttttaattgaatagcTAAGCAacgctaaaaaaaaagttgggtTTGTATCGCCACAATACATGTGCAGCGTGACCACAAgcttaatttacaaatattcctctgtttaaaaaaatatactaaaaatattattataccacACCTAGCTGTGATGCCGATTTACCTAATTTCCACACAAATCtgttcttttcctttttggttTAAACAGATAAATATTAAGCAGGCATTGTGCAAAATTGATTATTCTTTGTATTCAAAGTCAACCATTATGTTTCTATGGAAAACATatgaattatataattttatagcaAAAAATGTCGCGTGCTACTCTATTTACAATGAGAAAACAATTTTTCGCAACACCGATGCTTCCGATgttgaaaattcaaataatgtaaaaaagtAGAGTCAGTTGATGAATAATAcatcaaatttgaatatactCATACTTTTTAAATGCCGTGAGTCGCATAATTTACTAAATTCCTAATTTTCGGTTGATTTCTTGTTTCTCTTTGAGGTGGTTTACAGCCTATTTCCACTGCCTCAAAAACCCTtggttttttccttttgcgtGGAAAAGTTTTGGTTTAGATCGACGAAGCAGATGCACTTGGTCTAAGTAGAGTATTATGCCCTAATTGCACAGCACTAAAATAGTGCGGGTTTTCTCGGATCTATTCCATTCAGTTCAaatagcctatttccactgcCACTCAGTCCTTTTACATTTCGaaccaactttttttttcctatATGGTTTTTTACATGGGGCGAACGTAACATTCGACCTGAACGGAAAAGAACCGAGGTTTTTTGGtgcagtggaaataggctattaCATTTACTCCATAGAAATCCACAAGAAAAAACTACGTTTTTCTACGTTCGTGAGCTATGAAAATAACCGATATCAAACGTAGAATATCGAACACACTTTTTGTGTAGacaaactatattttatagagtTGAAACGGTGCGAAACCTTGCAAATTGCGCCACtgatttttataaatcattatgctttacttttttttcataattttgatCTTTCATCAACAAGTGATAATTTGCTAGTTAAAGTTAGTATACACTGCGCACCTGTTctacaattacaaaatttaccGTTGCCCATATTTTTCCCATTTCTTGCTGTGGAAACGCCAAAACGGAGCTTAACAAATGTTAAAAAACTGAAAGACTGTGAAAACGGGGG comes from the Drosophila sulfurigaster albostrigata strain 15112-1811.04 chromosome 2L, ASM2355843v2, whole genome shotgun sequence genome and includes:
- the LOC133835178 gene encoding protein slowmo — encoded protein: MKIWTSEHVFNHPWETVTQAAWRKYPNPMTPSIIGTDVVERKVVCGVLHTHRLVQSKWYFPKWTHALIGTAKTCFASERSTVDPQRKQMVLKTNNLTFCRNISVDEVLYYEPHPSDSTKTMLRQEATVTVYGVPLSHYMEDLLTSTISANAGKGRQGLEWVIGLINTEVKGIAESAARGTDELIHSTRRSIDEVTESARKSMDEISVQAAKAAKAMHIT
- the LOC133850056 gene encoding uncharacterized protein LOC133850056, encoding MYCGDTNPTFFLALLSYSIKKMSYLLTEIALEMLGYKFYDTNGDFHLTNFQQSMTAVKSDLHSDEPSLMDFIHQTSNTESESSLICGQSKDTYEPSSLDPSTKSLISVDVRRAPARALAKMMKHESGKIFNDFTKRNSRKFSNSGTSEAISNMTAVPATKSRTSANALSNILDYEITTIRGQISQRLEASLQKSVTSNKEVFHRHCCSVEKNRIIEDANGMKKFRLILEERLRRIDPRPYATYKRTFGLE